One part of the Streptomyces lienomycini genome encodes these proteins:
- a CDS encoding ATP-binding protein: protein MIETVQRFFESRPESVGQAREFVSMVLTGWGCTERTDDIRLCLSELATNALVHGTVADHGFLVRLNAEDGVVRLEVHDSRRQRPEPRQTVDTDLSGRGLVLVAALADGWGVQDRAPLGKIVWSCFKGA from the coding sequence ATGATCGAAACAGTGCAGCGCTTCTTCGAGTCCCGCCCCGAATCCGTGGGGCAGGCGAGGGAATTCGTCTCCATGGTCCTGACCGGATGGGGCTGTACGGAACGGACGGACGACATCCGCCTCTGCCTCTCCGAGCTCGCCACGAACGCACTGGTCCACGGCACTGTCGCCGACCACGGGTTCCTGGTCCGTCTCAACGCCGAGGACGGTGTCGTACGCCTGGAGGTACACGACAGCCGCCGCCAGCGACCCGAGCCCCGTCAGACCGTCGACACCGACCTGTCGGGACGCGGTCTGGTCCTGGTGGCCGCCCTCGCCGATGGCTGGGGTGTTCAGGACCGCGCACCGCTCGGAAAGATCGTTTGGTCCTGCTTCAAGGGTGCATGA